The Microbacter sp. GSS18 genome has a segment encoding these proteins:
- a CDS encoding glycoside hydrolase family 3 C-terminal domain-containing protein, with protein sequence MLEKLTLEQKAALVQGADFWTTVPIPEIGLRAMTLSDGPAGVRGPQWDERDPSLNLPSGSALAASWDEDLAYRYGAAAASEARRKGVDVVLGPTINLHRSPLGGRHFECLSEDPELTSGLGSAYVRGMQDNGVGACPKHYVANDSETDRFTVDVRVAERPLRELYLAPFERTVEEAHAWTVMSAYNSVDGVTMTENDLLETPLNSEWGFDGVVISDWTAVRSLDSIPAAQDLAMPGPAPAWSGLVEAVRDGRLEEADLDRKVLRLLLLAERVGALEGTDAVTPSPVDGIAFAREASVEGTVLLSNSGILPLDPSALARVAVIGHNARDARTQGGGSATVLPEKVVSPVDGIRAALTGVDVSYEIGAIVQEGVAEFSLDTMTNPATGEPGAHITLHDAEGAEIFAEERRSTALVWFGGDAPIASTRTLVIETDLTLPESGEVRLGFAGAHPGRLYVDGELMLDDTPVITGTDLGAAFLNPPSLTVSVPFDEGTPRRVRVELRPESGGALAGAMSATVGIAPEQTDPDALIARAAASATASDVAIVVVGTNSKVESEGYDRVDLDLPGRQDDLVRAVAATGTPTIVVVNAGSPVVLPWADQVGAIVQGYFGGQEFGSALAAVLTGAAEPGGRLPTTWPAALEDVPVTEVTPTEGRLEYTEGLHIGYRAWLKADAAPAFPFGHGLGYTTWSWGAAQRDADAVEVTLANTGGRAGKQVVQVYAERPESAVERPVRWLVGFAVVRAAAGETVTARIPLPPRRFAHWDSGWSVEEGEFTLRAGASAVELPLSLSWEVAAR encoded by the coding sequence TTGCTGGAAAAGCTCACGCTCGAGCAGAAGGCCGCCCTCGTCCAGGGCGCCGACTTCTGGACCACCGTCCCGATCCCCGAGATCGGCCTGCGCGCGATGACGCTCTCGGACGGCCCGGCCGGGGTCCGCGGGCCCCAGTGGGACGAGCGCGACCCGTCGCTCAACCTGCCGTCGGGTTCCGCCTTGGCGGCATCGTGGGACGAGGACCTCGCCTACCGCTATGGCGCCGCCGCGGCCTCCGAAGCGCGACGCAAGGGCGTGGACGTCGTCCTCGGCCCCACCATCAACCTGCACCGCTCGCCGCTCGGCGGCCGCCACTTCGAGTGCCTCAGCGAGGACCCGGAGCTCACGTCAGGGCTCGGCTCGGCCTACGTGCGCGGCATGCAGGACAACGGCGTGGGCGCGTGCCCGAAGCACTACGTGGCCAACGACAGCGAGACCGACCGGTTCACCGTCGACGTCCGCGTCGCCGAGCGGCCGCTGCGCGAGCTCTACCTCGCACCGTTCGAGCGAACCGTGGAAGAAGCGCACGCGTGGACCGTCATGAGCGCGTACAACTCGGTGGACGGCGTCACGATGACCGAGAACGACCTGCTCGAGACCCCGCTCAACAGCGAGTGGGGCTTCGACGGAGTCGTGATCAGCGACTGGACCGCGGTCCGTTCGCTCGATTCGATCCCCGCCGCGCAGGACCTCGCCATGCCGGGTCCTGCACCCGCGTGGTCGGGCCTGGTCGAGGCCGTCCGCGACGGGCGCCTGGAGGAGGCGGACCTCGACCGCAAGGTGCTGCGCCTGCTCCTGCTCGCCGAGCGCGTCGGCGCACTCGAGGGGACGGATGCGGTCACGCCGAGCCCCGTCGACGGGATCGCCTTCGCCCGCGAGGCGTCGGTCGAGGGCACGGTGCTCCTCAGCAACTCCGGCATCCTTCCCCTCGACCCGTCGGCGCTCGCCCGTGTCGCCGTCATCGGCCACAACGCCCGCGACGCGCGCACCCAGGGCGGCGGGAGTGCCACCGTTCTCCCCGAGAAGGTCGTCTCGCCCGTCGACGGCATCCGCGCGGCGCTCACCGGCGTCGACGTGTCGTACGAGATCGGCGCGATCGTCCAGGAGGGCGTCGCAGAGTTCTCGCTCGACACCATGACCAATCCGGCCACCGGCGAGCCGGGTGCCCACATCACGCTGCACGACGCCGAGGGCGCCGAGATCTTCGCCGAGGAGCGTCGGTCGACCGCACTGGTGTGGTTCGGCGGCGATGCGCCGATCGCCTCGACGCGCACGCTCGTGATCGAGACCGACCTCACGCTCCCCGAGTCCGGCGAGGTCCGCCTCGGGTTCGCCGGCGCCCACCCGGGTCGTCTGTACGTCGACGGCGAGCTGATGCTCGACGACACCCCCGTGATCACCGGCACCGACCTGGGCGCCGCCTTCCTCAACCCGCCGTCGCTCACTGTGTCGGTCCCGTTCGACGAGGGCACCCCCCGGCGCGTCCGCGTCGAACTCCGCCCCGAGAGCGGGGGCGCGCTCGCCGGCGCGATGTCGGCGACGGTGGGAATCGCGCCCGAGCAGACCGACCCCGACGCGCTCATCGCGCGGGCCGCGGCCTCGGCGACTGCATCCGATGTCGCGATCGTCGTGGTCGGCACGAACTCGAAGGTGGAGTCCGAGGGCTACGACCGCGTGGATCTCGACCTCCCCGGCCGTCAGGACGACCTCGTGCGCGCCGTCGCCGCCACCGGGACCCCCACGATCGTGGTGGTCAACGCGGGCTCCCCGGTCGTGCTCCCGTGGGCGGACCAGGTCGGCGCCATCGTGCAGGGCTACTTCGGCGGGCAGGAGTTCGGCTCGGCACTCGCCGCCGTCCTCACCGGCGCGGCCGAGCCCGGCGGGCGCCTGCCGACCACGTGGCCCGCGGCTCTCGAGGACGTTCCCGTCACCGAGGTCACCCCGACGGAGGGGCGGCTCGAGTACACCGAGGGCCTTCACATCGGCTACCGCGCATGGCTGAAGGCGGATGCCGCGCCGGCGTTCCCGTTCGGGCACGGCTTGGGCTACACGACGTGGTCGTGGGGCGCCGCGCAGCGCGACGCCGACGCCGTCGAGGTCACTCTCGCGAACACCGGAGGCCGCGCGGGCAAGCAGGTCGTGCAGGTTTACGCCGAGCGACCGGAGTCGGCCGTCGAGCGGCCCGTCCGGTGGCTGGTCGGGTTCGCGGTGGTCCGCGCCGCGGCCGGCGAGACCGTCACCGCGCGCATCCCGCTGCCGCCGCGACGCTTCGCCCACTGGGACTCCGGCTGGAGCGTCGAAGAAGGCGAGTTCACGCTGCGCGCCGGCGCGTCGGCCGTAGAGCTGCCGCTGTCGCTGTCGTGGGAGGTCGCTGCCCGATGA
- a CDS encoding ATP-binding cassette domain-containing protein, whose protein sequence is MSAPLLDVKDLVVEYPGKGFRAEPFRALKGVSLDILPGETVGLVGESGSGKTTLGRAALGLAPVTEGSIIFDGKDISHLDRRERRALSSEIQVVFQDPYSSLNPSMTIEQILTEPLTAAGTSSSDAKRRVRELLDQVGLPADARSRLPREFSGGQRQRVAIARALALSPRLIVCDEPVSALDLSTQARVLDLFIEIQERTGVAYLFVTHDLAVVRHISHRVAVMYRGEIVESGDGDRVTSHPEHPYTQRLFMAAPVPDPDKQEERRAARRAMLAAEASA, encoded by the coding sequence ATGAGCGCGCCGCTGCTGGATGTGAAGGACCTGGTCGTCGAGTACCCCGGCAAGGGGTTCCGAGCCGAGCCCTTCCGCGCCCTCAAGGGCGTTTCGCTCGACATCCTGCCCGGGGAGACCGTGGGTCTCGTCGGCGAGTCGGGCTCGGGAAAGACCACGCTCGGTCGCGCGGCGCTCGGACTGGCGCCCGTCACCGAGGGGTCGATCATCTTCGACGGGAAGGACATCTCCCACCTCGACCGCCGGGAGCGCAGGGCGCTCAGCTCCGAGATCCAGGTGGTGTTCCAGGACCCCTACTCGTCGCTGAACCCGTCGATGACGATCGAGCAGATCCTCACCGAGCCGCTGACCGCCGCCGGCACGTCTTCCTCGGACGCCAAGCGGCGCGTGCGCGAACTGCTCGACCAGGTGGGTCTGCCCGCCGATGCGCGCAGCCGCCTGCCTCGGGAGTTCTCGGGCGGACAGCGGCAGCGCGTCGCGATCGCGCGCGCACTGGCGCTGAGCCCGCGGCTGATCGTGTGCGACGAACCGGTCTCGGCCCTCGACCTGTCGACTCAGGCGCGCGTCCTGGACCTCTTCATCGAGATCCAGGAGCGCACCGGCGTGGCATACCTCTTCGTCACCCACGACCTCGCGGTCGTCCGCCACATCAGCCACCGCGTCGCGGTGATGTACCGAGGCGAGATCGTGGAGTCCGGCGACGGAGACCGCGTCACCTCCCACCCCGAGCACCCCTACACGCAGCGGCTGTTCATGGCCGCGCCGGTGCCCGATCCCGACAAGCAGGAGGAGCGGCGCGCAGCACGGCGCGCGATGCTCGCCGCCGAGGCGAGCGCCTGA